The Arachis ipaensis cultivar K30076 chromosome B07, Araip1.1, whole genome shotgun sequence genomic interval CTCAttcatattatttttcttttggttaatttattatttaaaattttaatcaattttGTGGAAAAAGCTAAGATATACATAAAATTTTAACAATAATGGAGTGGAGGATCTGAAAAGTAGTTAAATTCAGAAAAATTAATATTCAGATTGTCAAAAACATGATATAtaagagaaaaattatttttaaatttgagaaaAATGGGACACTCCCCCACTccaatatgaaaaataacaatgaaaatgaAAGGAAGGATtatctaaaaattaattaaatgaaaatttagttattattttaagttgaatgataatttaaaataaaaatgaaagaattTGCTATAATTTCGTGTTTTCAACATATCTATTTAATTTTGGCTAAATTAAATAACCTTGAGTAATGCtacatgtacactaaaatcagttattaaagttaactaccagtataaaatacatgttataataaaaatatacattgaaaataaattaaaccacatatgtatttatatacaaatacattattggtggctgattttagtgaaattttaatgtataaatagCATTTCTGAATAAATCTTatatttaaagaaatataattttACCATAATCTTTTAAAATTTCTATGCGATTTTCGGATCTAATCTCTCCACTGTTTaagaaataaaatcaaatttaagGGATATCTAGATAATATAATCTGGTAATACAATAGAGAAATTCACTGCTTATTAAGTTATTACATTCAACAGGAAATCATCAAATAACATAAAGCACATTCATAAGAAGAATGAGAACATCCTTATCGttcaaatatttaattattaaaaattcgaTAAATAGATTGTTGGAGCTATGCCTTGAGAACATGATCAGCAATATCCTTAGTAATCTTCTCCTCGAAGTCCAAGTATGCATATGGAGTTTCAACATTCTCATTGATCTTCTCATATTCAATACTCCATTTGACACAAgcacattcatcattcttctcattcacttgaaggatgaACTTAAAGACCTTATAGTGCTCACTGATATCGTCATCAAAGACTTGGTAAATGATTGATTTGTTCTCTTCATCAATGGCTTCAATTCTCTCCTTTAATGTTTTCACTTTTCCATCTGCTTATACATAcatagagaaaaagaaagaataataaacaagaaaaagagtaAGTAGGAATAAACAAAAAGGTTAGTTGGTTAACTTCTTCTTGCGAGTTCAAAAATTGTCTCTCTTAATTAACCTAAATaggcaaattttaaaaaatatatatattcaaattgGTCTCAATAAATTCTAAATCAACCATNNNNNNNNNNNNNNNNNNNNNNNNNNNNNNNNNNNNNNNNNNNNNNNNNNNNNNNNNNNNNNNNNNNNGTTTAAATCTCAATAAATATTAAGACAAATTAGTCATTTTTATAAAAGAATCAATTCATCTCAAGAAtctctaaaataataaaaatttattgaagATTAAAGTGTCCAATTTACAattttttagagactaatttgaatatttactcttaaaataaattgataattcTTAAATtacggaaaaaaaaagaaaataattaattggTGGTCCTTCGTTTTTTCATTAATGAATAATTTATTTAGAGTTTATAAATCAAAAGGTTAATTACCTATGAGAAGAGTCCATTGTTTAACTGAATCAGTGCTGTGCCAGTCATCACCTTCATGCAACTTGGATCCATGAATTCTTTCACAAATGTTTGGAACATTGTGGAATTGCTTTGCCAAAACATTAAAGAACTTTGAAGCCGCTACTTGAATCACAACTTCAATACTAATTTTACCACTTAGTAGTGCTACCATGTCTCCTGAcaggaaaaaaaattttatatgaaGCAAGGAAGGTATCAAAAACTATGATGATGAGAGATGGTGGAACTTATTCAACATATATAGAAACCATTACCATGTATTTATTAAGAATTGATATCCAACTgttcaataaaaaaaatctaattacaaaattaaaaattaattgcaTCGTCTGTATACCCCACATGATTTTGATAAATTAATTGATCGATCAGACAGttctttaacaaaaaaaattataaaataaaataataaaaatgcatGCCAAACACGTTCCTAATTCTCTTCGTGAAAGTGTGAAACTGACATGACCACTTAGGCCTCTACAAGAGGGAATTGATGTTAGGGGTGCAATGCAATGCTAGGAGTTAGGAACActtcttttttgttattttgtgaCTTCGTTTGGGCTTCGCTTCCTTATTAACTATATGTAAGTGGCGACGAAGCAACAGAACCCTTTTTTTCATGACTTTaatgttaattttttaatttatttgtgggtaatatatatatagattataatcataaattatgttattttaaattaaatgacttatataatggtgatatcatttattattataaatgctaaattaaataaatcattattacttttaatttggaattaaatgagaataaaactagatattatcttttgttcattagataattatcttttggattttagatatattataagaataaaatcagatattatgaattttagatatattatcttttaaactttagatattatttttagagcaatgctagggggccagcaatatttgtgattggtagccatcaatgatgatttgatggtgtgagattggtgtgagatttcatccaatggctcacctttctctgctggttacatgctggccaaaatgcaataaaattgctggccctctagacttttccttatttttatttgGGTTTTAAGGTTTATTGAGTGacatactcaaatataaatagtgatttTAGGGTTTTGATCTCCTATACACCAAAGCTGTCTTTGTCGCCCTTTCCCTATTACAAGTGTCACAATTCAGTCCTATTAGGATACAGAAGGTTTTGGTTgaagaagatcgaaagaaccacaagattcaAACTCTTTCAACCGTGATTCATGTTTATAAATTCAAATACGTTTCCGCATTCAAGTTTTtatttcttaatgatttaacatagataatcttTGGGTTAAGGAATTCTGAAAAAATTCTAACAAGTCATTAAATTCAgtaagaaattataaatttattttatttaaatttgaacCTTAATTTGAGTTTGTGAACAATTTCActataaatataatatatgatAAGACTCAATAATATCGTTTAATTTATGTAGTCGATCTTAAATAATAGAataatattttgttgttttttcaattgtttttgttgttgttctttcTATATGTATCTTTAGTCAATATATGAGATAATGTTTCCATCAATCTTTAAAAGATCACATATAAATCAATTTAGTCTTTGAAAAGTTTAACAATTCAATTTTATTCCAAAagatattaatataaattaaattagactttctaataattttttgcTGATATATCACCCTTgactaggggtgttcatggatcggatctgATCCGCATATCCGTGGTGTTTATTCGAATCTAATTCGAAAATTGCGGATCCGCACACTAATCGAATTGAATTGTAGATTTTGTAttggtatccgcatatccgcaaaaataaagaagtAAATAAGTaaacattatttttatattttatttcaactaataatgatcatatatgttgtattattttaatttattatttaagaaaagtatatttaatattattttaagagtaaacatatttaaaaaaatagaaaaaataaattttattaatatttttttaataaaaataaatttttaaaaatatttttgtattttgcgaATATATTCGATCTTATTCGCAAATCGGATCGAATCTAAATTTAAAAATCGCAGATATCGAATCTGATCCAATTCGCGTTCACCTCTGCCTATGACCCAACTTGTTGTGCGACAAATTTTATCTCGCAGCTCAGCAATTATCATTGACATgccaaaaaactaactaaacatgAATATCGTTTTAATTTGAGAGACAAATTGATTTGTGGAATTTTTCAGAATTAAATGGACTTATGCGTATTCTTTTCGAGACCATGTTATACATTAACTTGTTAATATATTTAAGTGTACTTGAAGATAATTTAAACATACATCAGAAAGTGACAGTGacatgtaaaaaataaaataaaacaggggagtaaaataattattaataattacctAAATGCATGACAAAAGTCCAGTGTTTAAGAGAATCAGTGGTGTGGCAGTCAGGCAGTCAGGCAGTCATCACCTTCATGCAACTTGGCTTCATGAATTCTTTCATTAATATTTTGAACATGGTGGAGTTGCATTGTGAAGAGGTCAAAGAACTTTACACCTGGCACTTGGACAGGAATCTCACTACTGTTTTACCGGTAAATGCCATGTCTCAAGAAAGGAAGCAACTTAATTAAGCAAGTTAATTAGGATAACAAAGAGGTGTAGGACTATATACACAGATATATACGAATAATATCAGGAGATaataacataaaattattttatttaatttaatatctataattttataaatataatatttattattatatctaaaattatttatttatttttaataattattaaatacaaaataaaaaataaaaaaaatatttattcctGTGACTATTATATTAGAGAGAGCGCGCGCGCCACAATCATTGCCATCTCAATTATTAAATGGGTTATAATAGGTAACTAATGACTTTCTTGAACAACATGAATAATGGGTCTTAAAACTAGCCCAATTCAACTAAAACACACTACACCCTAATTTTGCcaccaaatttcaattttaaccattctaattttttataatcCTAATCATCTACCTCCTTTTTGACCTAACAGTCAAAGCGTTTTCCTTTATCTCTAAAATTGATCGAGGAGTGCACTCACCACCGGAGCTCTATTACCAACCCCCACCAAGCCTGTTGCAACGTGAGCAGCCACCGGAGCCGAACAGCTTCTCGCCACCAGCTTCCATCCATCCATCCGGTCTCTCCGCTGCTGCCATCATTCGGAGCGCCTCCCTAGTGTAGCCGTCGAGCGTCTGTCGCGAGAATCCCGTCGTCATTCCCTGGTCGTCGCACATCCGCCACCCTGCGTCGCACGCAGTCGGCCCGGTCTTGTTTGCGCCGCATGTTCTTCTTCCGCCAACAACCCAGACGCCAGTGTTTAGTGTCCCTATTCGCAACCTTCAAAGGTCAGTTCAAggctagcttttttttttttacagattAGATGTTCATAAAAGTCTTTAGGTGATGTTTTTTTTTGAACGGTTGTGCTGCTTGTGCTCATTGCTGAATCTGTTTGACTTTCGGAAGTGTTGATAAACATAGTGAcaggttgatgttgttgaatagcCTATTTTTTCGTATTGTTTTCTAATGGTTGATGAATTCAAATATGTTCTGTCCCTGGGTAGTAGGAAGTCATCGATTGGTTTCAAGCACGTTTTTTAAATTTGTTGCAGTATGAGTTGTTTATGCATTGTAAAAGGGATGGTTATTTCACTATGTGAAAGGATGGttgaaatttttaacaaaaatgtgaaatttgtttgaatcttgtgacCAAATTTTTGCTTCTGTTAGTTCACCTGCCTTTGTATCACATGTGAATTGTCATTCAATTTACCCATTAGGTATGCTTGATATTGAAAAAATATGGTTTAAGTGGTTTCATTTGTTTAGTTTCAGAATAATCTGCAAGCCAAATTATAATGTGGCAACACCTATCTGTATATACAATTTTTGAGCTGGGTTGGGGTTGGTTGTTAGATTTTTAATCACAGTTGAAAGTGTAATATGCTTTCTCTACACATTATTACTTGCTTATTTTGTTACCTTTTGACATTTGATGGTCACTTTTGACTGCTTCCTTTGCAGGAAGATTATTATACCTGATTTTTGGTTGTTTGCCTAATTACTCACATTACTCACTATTCTTGTTTTACTGTTGTTGAGTTCCAATTTTTTTTCCTTAGAACATGTATGGTAATATTACATGGTGCATGGATGCTTGTATTAAAGCCAACAGTATGAAATCTGTTTGAGTTTAGGGACTATTTTTTAGCATTCTTTAATTCATGTGTTTGTGTTTCATGTGATTTACTTTGAAATTCTATTCTTTTGGGATGTTTGATTATCTAAGCCACTGTGAGAGAAACATGAGAAGGCCTTTTGTGGTTTTTTTATCTCGTGACGTATTATTTCGGTTATGAATGCTATGGAAGTATAATTATAATTTCAACAAAAATTATGCGTATAAGATTATGGAATTTGGTTTgtaatatttatttttgtttttaataaaaaataaaactgtaTTATGCTAATAATTCACACCTTTACGTtcagggacggatccagaaatgTTATTGTGGGGggccaataacatatataatattaaaaaaaatatgtaaataaattttcaaaaatagagcttgcaatccattccatTCACCACGCATATTACTAGCTTTATCATACCCTTATCCACTAAGATTTTGAGCATCAAGATTATGACGAGAAAGAACTGATGAAATTTCTGTTTTCAATGTCAAAGAACACGTATCAGAAACATGTATAAGATCAAAAAATCTTTCTTGAACACAACCGTGCTTGTCTACAAATCTCAAAACCACAGCCATTTGTTCTCGCTTTGACTCGTCTCTTGCTTCATcaataattatacaaaatttagAATCACCAATTTCTTCTCGAATTGTTGCACGCACTTTTCTAGCAAAGATATGCAATATATCTTTTTGAACACCGGAAGATATATATTGAGCATTTCCAGGAGCATTTTCAAGGACAACATTATTAACATTCTGATTACATGAAGCTAAAAGCTTAATTAACTCAATAAAATTTCCCCTATTCAAAGATCCAGGACTTTCATCGTCGCCTCTAAATGCACATGCTTGAAATGCAAGCCATCGAATAGCATTAATAGATGTCTTCAACCTTAATCGGTTATTTGCAATAGTTTCATCACTATGCCTATCAAGAACTTTGTCTATATGCTTAGAATGAGCCATTAAATCATCACAAGATTTCACACATAAATTATGAGGAGAATTAGGAATAGAACCCTCGTGACATACAAATGCACAATTCACTCCATTGTTTACTTTCTTCCAATTACTAAATCCTAACTCTGAAAATGCATTTTTCCATCATTGCGAGCACCATAATGTTTACTAAACAAGTAGCAAGGCAAACAATAAGCAGCATCTTTTTTTGGTGAATATTCTAACCAACTTGGAAATTTCTTAAACCAAGAAGATTGAAAATATCGACGGTGATTGTTATTACCAGAAGCTGGATAGCTAATATTTGTTGGTTGGTATGGCCCAGCTATTATGTATGCTCTACGAATCTTGTCACGTTCATTGACATTATACTGCCAAATTGGACGTCGCTTTCCTGGATCCCTTTCTAGTAAAGAGATATCAACATCTCTTTCTAATCTTGGAACTTTGGCTTCATGTTCATGTGTATTTTTTTCTGTTTATTAGGtataaaaaaaccgaaaaaaccgacCGAACCAAATCGttgttggttcggttcggttcagtTCAGTTGTCCAGAAAGCAGCCAACCGAATGGTTGATATTAACGTTCAACCGATCAGGTCGATTCGGTTGGTTTTCGGTCCAAAACCAAACTAAACCGAATTGATTACACCCCTAGTCATAGAGATATACAGATATATCAACAAGAACAATAAAATCTGCATAGTAATTATTTAAGATATATaataagaaatttaaaatttaaaatatataataaaatgtaCCTTGTCTTGTATATAGTTGTACCGTTGTGTGAGTAAGATAGTGGTCAATGATTAAGTGGAGTGGAGGGCATCGTGCGTCAGTGCGTGGCTATGGATTATGGCTGCAGAAGGAATCCTAAACGTCAAAGAAAAAATGTAATCTAGTCACTAGTGTTTCTGTTAGCCAatttaaggatttaaaaaatttaaaaattattacagTTTATGGATTGGGCTTAAATTTTACTACTAATGTTTTTTTTAAAAGCTGGGGGGGGGCCAGGCCTCCACTTGCCCCCCCATGTATCCGTCCCTGTTTACGTTGTTAGTATGGTACATTTTGACTGTGGATGTTCGATCAGGATTGCTTACTTAGCCGGATGATTATTTCACCTGGTGTTTAGTTGTTTGCCTGTTTGTTATAGTAGTTGATTATGTCATTAGTTGACTTTTTATGTTGTGATTGACGGTTGGTTTTTTAAAACTTGCACAACATTAGTTCCTCTACTAAGATGACAAGGCGTGCATAATTATTGATTACTCAAGTTAGTGCCATGCTGGTGTGTGTGTCGAGCTCTTGGTGTAGTTAGGTAGATTTGTACTTATAGTAATATGATAACGTGTAGTAAGTGGCAAGACTAATGATTCACTAGTTCCTGACAAGGAAGAACGTGTTCtgagtttgatttattgaatATCATTCGGATGGAGAAAAAGGTAATATGTGTTTCGTCGGTAATAAGTCTTGATTCTATTTGCTTATAACGTGTATTCTGTTTCTTAATAGAAATTAGTCAAAATGCGTTATTCTCCATGCTATATCAACGGGAAGATCACCCACCTGGAAAATATTAATGCTGATGCTAAGCTAGCAGATATCGACGCAATTGGATTCGGATTTGTGAAGAGAATTTCACAATGGGCAGTGAAGCAGAGTATACTGATACAACTAGTGAAGGCATGATGTGGAGACAAATAGACTTATAGTTGATGTCGAAAACATTCGTATTAATTCTGAGTTGATAGGGAGGGCGCTAGGGATACGATCCAATGGTAAGCTATTGATGTTCCCTTTTCAGTTTTAGTTGTATATAATTTAATTGGTTTCTTTTTACGTTTCGTAACAATAATTGTACATACTTGGGTGAATCCAAAATGTAGGTGTTGACATACCCGAACTAGACAAGGATAATCCTGCCCATGTGGCCATCAAAGAACAATTTAAAACAACCACCCAGTTACGTGACTTTGTTTATGCCTGCCCCATGGACACCGACACAGAACGGGCAAATTTTAGAAGGCACTTCATATTGGTGGTCATGAAGATGTTTCTATGCCCAACGAGTTAACAGACCATATCTCTGTGGCACATACCTCCAATTCTGGATGTCTTCGACCCCAGCACATTCAATTGGGCACATAAGACATTGAAGTGGTTGGGGCTAGCaatagaaaaattcaaattaagaaGCATGAAACTTGTGGTGGCTGCATGTTCGCTCTGATAGTATCTTTAAATGTTTAACTACTTATATATCCTACTTGCTTTTATGGTGCACCACTTAACCTTTCAACCTTACCATCCAGCTGTTATACTTTCAGCGACTGAAGCACAATTCGCTAGATCGCTGTCTAGAACCAGAGCCATGGGTCACTGCATGGAGTGTTGCAGAACTTGACAAGAAGGCAACAACTGTCCTTGCTGAGGTATTAACCCAgacaattttttatttgttatatgCTAATCCACTTAACCGATGAGTAATTTTTTAAAACAGGAACAATGTTTCACCAGGGGAATTTAGATGATTACTTTCTAATCTCAATTGACCTTTTCCTGTTAGGGTTCCATTGGAGATAAGGCAAAATTGGTTGACGAACCCAAACTTCGAACCGAGAAGAACCATGGAGAATCCCCATCCAAAAAACAAAGCCGAAAGAGGGAATGCAAGACTAGAGCGGTGCACAAGGTAATGTGTCTGTTGGAATTTATAGTGCTTACAACATTGAAGCAATTGGTGGTTAGATAATATGGTAATTTGAAGTGTTTATTTGTAATTGCAAAACTGGATGCATGCTCCTATATACTTTGGATGTTTTGTACGGATAATGTAAGTGTAAATGTATGTCCAACATAGTTAGGGCGTTATATGAATTTATCGATGGATGTACACAGGAAATCAAGGATAGATCCGTTAAAAGCGGGCACCGTAAGTCATCAGAAAAGCTGTCATCTAGGCCAGTTGAAACAAAAGTACCTGAAAGCCATACAGCGGCACAAGAGATAAGTGCATCTTGTTGTGGATATAGGTTGACTTCATAACTTAGTTATTCAAATTAAATACCAATTTTGTTGGGGTTGGATGCTGAATATGTTTTGGTGCTATGTTAATTTTGTTGGATGTTTAAATCTCATTGTATGTGGGTGGATATTGACATGGTGATGTATATGTTCATATTGGAACCTAGCTGGCctatatttttaattgaatttcttCTTGTGGATCTTAATTTGTGTGTGGAATTTGTAACATGCTCGTTTACAAACTAGAAGACTAGGATAAGTATGCGCAAAAAGCTGCCCGTCGTCAGAGGCAAATCCTGCAAAGGCAGCACAACAGCACCTGAAGCCCCGAAGCGCAAGGAGAGACCTGTATTTGTTGCGGACTCTGACGATGACGATAATGAGCTGCTTGCTCGAAGAAGGCGCCGTCTGTTTCAAGACAACTATAACCCATATGGTGAGCAGCTAAATAAGGAGGCAAACTCGTAAGCTCCACAGAAAGAGGATCCAGTTACACCATCTACGGCATTTGTGGAAGTTACTGAATACGCTTTTGGCAGGCAAGTTCTATAGGTTAACATCTGTTGTATATGTCAGTTGGTCACATCTtgctttttttgtgatttcaatcTGCATACTAATTGTGTTATCTAACTATAGTTGCATTCGATGTATAGACTTTGACTTGAACTTCGTGCAGTGTCTAGAAGTTAAGAAAATATTGGTAAACGTTGAATAGGATAGGAACACAAGGCCAATAAAAATGGAACCCCTCCAGACCGTCATGCCTAAGAAGTCACGCTGTCACACACCTAGCCCTAGAAAGCGTAGCTTTTCCCTTGGATTAACATAACTTGAGAAGTCACCGGCCACACCCCTATCACAACAGTACATCCGAGGTTTAAGAATGTCAGGTTAGGAGAGCATAAGGAGAACAAGGTCCGGGGTTGGATTCTGAACTCTTCCCTCAACAAAGAGGCGCCATTGGAAACCTATGAAGGTAGGCCGCATCTTTAGCTGTCGAGGAGGGATCTATGGACTTTGAAAGCATGTGGTTGGGTCAATAGCAACGTAAGTTATTGAACTCCATGTTGTAGTTATACTCATTTTCTTCTTCGTACACCTGATATCATGCTTCTTTATTTTACCACGCAGATCATTCAATGGATGTACTATACATTTAACGATGCACATGCTATGCGATTCAAACGTGATATCTACTGCGTGTGTCCGGGTATATTGGTATGAAGATTATATTTCTTTTGTAATCTTACAATACATGTTGCATAACTGACTGCCGCTTTGACAACAGAAAATGGTGACACGATAGCATAACCTGGATTCATTCCATAACAGGCTAGTTCCGGTGTATGAGTGCTTGAGTTCAAACTTCAGAGAGAATACTAGATTCTTTGACAAAGTGGAGGCAACCAAGAGAAAATGGGTGAGACATCATTCTATTTTATATAGTGCATGGTATACCATGTTTACATGAGAACATATTTGTCCAGGTTATTTATTCTACCTAGATTGCTAGGTGTGTGTTGAATATGTTAGATATTGCCTCATGTAGGGGTGTAATcgattcggtttggttcggttttggacCGAAAACCAACCAAACCAACCTGATCGGTTCTACAATGATACCAATCATTCGGTTCTACAATGATACCAACCATT includes:
- the LOC107609860 gene encoding MLP-like protein 43; the encoded protein is MVALLSGKISIEVVIQVAASKFFNVLAKQFHNVPNICERIHGSKLHEGDDWHSTDSVKQWTLLIDGKVKTLKERIEAIDEENKSIIYQVFDDDISEHYKVFKFILQVNEKNDECACVKWSIEYEKINENVETPYAYLDFEEKITKDIADHVLKA